AAGCAAAAATCCGCCAAAATCGTGAAATCCAGGCGTGCCGTTTTGCCCGCTGAATTTTTTGTAAATGCCGCTGTCCTCGTCTGCCAGGATGGCAACAGAAGGGTTTGCAGTGCAGTACCCGTCCAGCTCCTTGCGGCTTTTTATTGACAAAATCTCCTGTGCCTTTTCAATCCTTTGCTTGAAATCTGGCACAAAGCCCCAGTGTCCTGGGCTTGAGAATTTACCGGTGTAATACGGGGCTAGAACAGAGTGTCCTGGGCTTGAGACAATTCCCCTGACAATATTGTCAGATTTCGCGTTTTCAAACGCGCCAAAAAGACCAGCTTTTTGATATGCAATGTTTGGGACATACAAAACCTGTGCCACAAGCGCAAAGACAAGGAGGCACGCAAAAAGGCAAACAAGTACTGCTTCCCCTTTCTCAAATAATTGTTTTATCCTCCAATTTCCAAACGAAACAAGGACGAGCGGCAAAACAATTCCTGTAGCCAGTTTTGGAATTTGAAGCGGCAACCAATCCACGTAGCCTGATGCAAGTGAGGCTGCAATAACCGCCAGAATCCATAAGACTGGCAAGAAGGTTTTCCTGTCGGCCTGATTTATTTTCCCGGCGCTTTGCAGCAATGCATACGCACTTGTCACAAGCAAGGGAGCAAACGTTGTTATAAAAGCCGCAAGGCCTGCAGCTTCAAATCTCATGTTGGCCCAAACACGCACTATCTCTGAGCCGCCGGTTTGAAAATACAGCATTGTGCCAACCGCCAAAAGCACCAGTGCGTATGTGGCTGCAAAAACCAACCGCCGCTCCCCTCCGGTTCGCAAGGCAATAAAGGCCAAAAGTGCCGGGGCCATATAAAAAATTGAATACGGGTGAGACAGGTAAAGCAGCAGACTTAAGCCGCAGATGGCCCAAAAACCCTTCCACTCAAGCTTTCCAAGGCAAAACAGAAATATGGTGGCTTGTAGGGCAAGATGAAATCCGGAAAGCGAAGAAGCAAATGCAATATTCATAACATTGGCGGCAAAATAATTTTCCGCTATCCCCGTGTAAGCACATACTAATATTAGAGTTTTTTGTGCCAGCCCCTTGTCAAAATAGCGTGTCAAAATTCTTTCAAGGGCCAATACATAAATTGCAAAGAAGGCTATTTTTGATATTGCCTCAACAAGCCAATACGGCATTCCAACCCTTGTTGCAATGCTCTGGGCAAAAAATAATGGATTGAAGTAACCTACCCGGGGTTGCTCCTCCGTGTAAAGGTTCTGTGCAAGAATGCTTCCTCTCTCATACTGGCCAATCCACATCAAATAAGACAATGTATCGACGGGATTTGTGTAGTAGCCAATGAATCCACTACCTTGGGGAGTCAGCAAAAACAACAGTATCTGGGGTGCCAGTGCAGCCAAGGCAAAAACGGAGATTATCGCATGCGCGGCTCTCAACAAAACAACCAGTCATTTTCTGGCCGCCGCAGTTAATATTCCTTGCCAGCCCTCCACATCTCGTTCAAGCCCGCCTTTGGGCGCAGTTTCCGGAGCGCTTTGCGCGTTTTGCCAAATATTTCTCTTATAAATATTTGTCGCGTAATGCTTGCATGAATGGCAAGCAAAGCCGCACAAAAACGAATGGCAAGCAAAGCAGCGCAAAAAACATAACAAATCAGCCTAAGGCCGGTCACAAGCCAGCTTTGGCAAAGCGCACCACTGCAGTTTCACGCATCCGGTTCGTGCTTGTGGACATTGACGACACGCTTTTTCCAAGCACCGAATTTTCAACCCTTGCAAGAAAAAATGCTGTCAGGGCCATGATTGAATCTGGCCTTGAGGCAGGCGCAAGCCAGGCATATGCGGCTCTCACAAAAATAGTGCGGATTAGGGGCTCAAACTATGGCAGGCATTTTGACGACTTGTGCGCTACTTTCAAATGCAGCAACAAAAGCAAGGTCATAGCGGCGGGCATTGCCGCGTACCATAACACGAAATCAAGCATACTTCCCTACCCGCAGGTTCCAATGACGCTGCTTGCGCTTCGCGAATCAGGCTATCAAATTTATGCGGCATCCAACGGCGATGCAATCAAGCAGTGGGACAAGCTTATTAGGCTTGGCATCCATAATTTTTTCCACGGGGCCTTTTTTTCAGGCGACTTGGGGGGCGAAAAATCAAGGCGGTTTTTCAGGCGGGTTCTCTCAGGGCTCAAGGCCGGGCCGGGCCAGGTTGTAATGGTCGGCGACAAGCCTGAAGCCGACATCGAACCGGCTTCAAAACTTGGCATTACTACAATAAGGATTATGCAGGGCAAGCACAGGTCAAAAAAATCCAATGCAATCCATACTGTAGGTTCGTTTGACAATATTCTGGAAATATTAAAGGTGTACTGAAATGCAAGATGAAAAAGAAGACGAGTTAAGCTCTCAAATGGAGCCAGGTCAGGTTGCAGGCGAAAAGGGCATCAGCGATCATGGCCATGAACATTTCGCCGAAGATGAAGAAGAGCAGGAAAAAGTCCTTGAAAACTTTGTGAAGGCGGGCAAGATAACCTCGGAAATCGCATCAAGCTCAAAAAGCCTTGTCATGGAAGGCGAATCCCTGATAGACGTTGTCGAGACAATTGAAAAGATGATTTACGATGCTGGGGCAAAACCCGCGTTTCCGGCAACTGTCTGCCTCAATGACTATGCAGCCCACTATGCGCCTGAGCTTGGATGCGACATAATTTTTGGCCCAACTGATGTCGCAAAGGTCGACTTTGGGGTGAGTGTTGAGGGAAGCCTGTCAGACACGGCCTACACAATTGACCTTTCAGGCAACCAGGGAAAGCTGCTTGAGGCGGCAAAAACCGCCCTTGATGCTGCCGTGTCTTCAATCAAGCCAGGCGTGACAAACGGGCAAATAGGCCGCATCATCGAGGCGGAAATAAAAAAGTTTGGCTACAAGCCAATCGAAAACCTGACGGGCCACATGCTCTCAAGATACCTGCTTCACGCCGGTGTTTCAATTCCCAATGTTGCAACTGACTTGAACTATGAATTTCAGGAAGGGGACATATTCGCAGTCGAGCCGTTTGCCACAAACGGGCAGGGCAGCGTAAATGACACCAACCAGGTTGAAATTTTTTCGCTTGTCGAGCCGAGAAACGTGCGCATGCGCGAGTCAAAGCGCTTGCTGGCATACATCATTCAAAACTTCTTCACGCTTCCGTTTGCCGAGCGCTGGCTTGCCAAGGATT
This genomic window from Candidatus Parvarchaeota archaeon contains:
- a CDS encoding HAD family hydrolase, with the translated sequence MNGKQSRTKTNGKQSSAKNITNQPKAGHKPALAKRTTAVSRIRFVLVDIDDTLFPSTEFSTLARKNAVRAMIESGLEAGASQAYAALTKIVRIRGSNYGRHFDDLCATFKCSNKSKVIAAGIAAYHNTKSSILPYPQVPMTLLALRESGYQIYAASNGDAIKQWDKLIRLGIHNFFHGAFFSGDLGGEKSRRFFRRVLSGLKAGPGQVVMVGDKPEADIEPASKLGITTIRIMQGKHRSKKSNAIHTVGSFDNILEILKVY
- a CDS encoding type II methionyl aminopeptidase: MQDEKEDELSSQMEPGQVAGEKGISDHGHEHFAEDEEEQEKVLENFVKAGKITSEIASSSKSLVMEGESLIDVVETIEKMIYDAGAKPAFPATVCLNDYAAHYAPELGCDIIFGPTDVAKVDFGVSVEGSLSDTAYTIDLSGNQGKLLEAAKTALDAAVSSIKPGVTNGQIGRIIEAEIKKFGYKPIENLTGHMLSRYLLHAGVSIPNVATDLNYEFQEGDIFAVEPFATNGQGSVNDTNQVEIFSLVEPRNVRMRESKRLLAYIIQNFFTLPFAERWLAKDFKSKLQLNAALRELMNFGVIQGYPALREAQKGLVSQFEYTILVEHDGARILTDYKQL